The following are from one region of the Actinopolyspora halophila DSM 43834 genome:
- a CDS encoding adenylosuccinate synthase, whose protein sequence is MPAIVLIGAQWGDEGKGKATDLLGEQAQWVVRYQGGNNAGHTVVLPDGQDFALKLIPSGILSPEVHNVIGNGVVVNPEALLEELDGLESRGVDTSKLSLSADAHLVMPYHVAMDRVTERYLGKKRIGTTGRGIGPCYQDKVARVGVRVQDVLDEKILRQKVEAALEYKNQVLVKVYNRRAMDPEEVVDTVLAQAERFAGRVAETKLMLDQALNRDETVLLEGSQGTLLDVDHGTYPFVTSSNPTSGGACAGAGIGPSRIDSVVGILKAYTTRVGAGPFPTELNDAAGENLRKVGGEVGVNTGRDRRTGWFDAVIARYSTRVNGITDYFLTKLDVLSGLETIPVCVAYDVDGMRTSEMPMTQTGVHHAVPVYEEIPGWREDISGARTFEDLPPNARAYIERLEELAQARISAIGVGPGREQTIVRHEIV, encoded by the coding sequence ATGCCGGCAATCGTGTTGATCGGCGCCCAGTGGGGCGACGAGGGAAAGGGTAAGGCGACCGACCTGCTCGGTGAGCAGGCGCAGTGGGTTGTGCGCTACCAAGGGGGGAACAACGCCGGGCACACCGTGGTGCTGCCGGACGGGCAGGACTTCGCGCTGAAACTGATCCCCTCCGGGATCCTCAGCCCCGAAGTGCACAACGTCATCGGAAACGGCGTGGTCGTCAACCCGGAGGCGTTGCTCGAGGAGCTGGACGGTCTGGAGTCGCGGGGGGTCGACACCTCCAAGCTCTCGCTGTCGGCGGACGCGCACCTGGTCATGCCGTACCACGTGGCCATGGACAGGGTCACCGAGCGCTACCTCGGCAAGAAGCGCATCGGAACCACGGGGCGCGGCATCGGTCCCTGCTACCAGGACAAGGTGGCCCGCGTCGGTGTCCGCGTCCAGGACGTGCTGGACGAGAAGATCCTGCGCCAGAAGGTCGAGGCCGCGCTGGAGTACAAGAACCAGGTGCTGGTCAAGGTGTACAACCGGCGTGCCATGGATCCCGAAGAGGTGGTCGACACCGTGCTCGCGCAGGCCGAGCGGTTCGCCGGTCGGGTCGCCGAGACGAAGCTGATGCTGGACCAGGCGCTCAACCGGGACGAGACGGTGCTGCTGGAGGGCTCGCAGGGCACGCTGCTGGACGTGGACCACGGGACCTACCCGTTCGTGACCTCGTCCAACCCCACCTCCGGCGGTGCGTGCGCAGGCGCGGGAATCGGTCCCAGCAGGATCGACTCCGTGGTCGGCATCCTCAAGGCCTACACCACACGGGTCGGCGCCGGTCCGTTCCCCACCGAACTGAACGACGCGGCGGGGGAGAACCTGCGCAAGGTCGGCGGCGAGGTCGGCGTGAATACCGGCAGGGACCGGCGCACCGGCTGGTTCGACGCGGTGATCGCCCGCTACTCGACCAGGGTGAACGGCATCACCGACTACTTCCTCACCAAGCTCGACGTGCTGTCCGGGCTGGAGACGATCCCGGTGTGCGTCGCCTACGACGTGGACGGGATGCGCACCTCGGAGATGCCGATGACCCAGACCGGGGTCCACCACGCGGTGCCGGTCTACGAGGAGATCCCAGGCTGGCGCGAGGACATCAGCGGAGCCCGGACCTTCGAGGACCTGCCGCCCAACGCCCGGGCCTACATCGAGCGGCTCGAGGAGCTGGCGCAGGCGCGGATCTCGGCGATCGGTGTCGGTCCCGGAAGGGAGCAGACCATCGTGCGCCACGAGATAGTGTGA
- a CDS encoding HNH endonuclease family protein — MSVPRKTVATTLATLPLLATLSCAGPSTATEYESAPPGTPSAAEAADLLDELRVAPKGSMDGYDRDEFPHWAKAEGRNCNVRERVLIREGTDVDTGRDCYPTSGEWDSWYDDGTWTDPSDLDIDHMVPLGEAWRSGASEWSVDRREDFANDLDGPQLVAVTDNVNQSKGDDSPDEWLPPDESTHCGYAAAWTGTKHGWELSVTTEEKKTLRDVLQGC, encoded by the coding sequence ATGTCAGTTCCGAGAAAGACGGTGGCCACGACCCTGGCCACCCTGCCGCTGCTGGCCACGCTGTCCTGCGCCGGGCCGTCGACCGCGACCGAGTACGAGTCGGCGCCGCCGGGAACTCCGAGCGCGGCGGAGGCCGCGGACCTGCTCGACGAGCTGCGGGTCGCCCCGAAGGGGTCGATGGACGGTTACGACAGGGACGAGTTCCCGCACTGGGCGAAGGCCGAGGGGCGGAACTGCAACGTGCGCGAGCGCGTGCTCATCCGGGAAGGAACGGACGTGGACACCGGCCGGGACTGCTATCCGACCTCGGGTGAGTGGGACAGCTGGTACGACGACGGAACGTGGACGGATCCATCCGACTTGGACATAGACCACATGGTTCCGCTGGGCGAGGCGTGGCGTTCGGGAGCCTCGGAGTGGAGTGTCGACAGGCGTGAGGACTTCGCCAACGACCTGGACGGGCCGCAGCTCGTCGCGGTCACCGACAACGTGAATCAGTCCAAAGGCGACGATTCCCCCGACGAGTGGCTTCCCCCGGACGAGAGCACCCACTGCGGCTACGCGGCCGCCTGGACGGGCACCAAGCACGGCTGGGAGCTGTCCGTGACCACCGAGGAGAAGAAAACGCTCCGGGACGTCCTCCAGGGGTGCTGA
- a CDS encoding FUSC family protein yields MTENVDVQRLRQELSRRGRRLLRTGIPIVQCAVAAGLSWLLARHVVGHPQPFFAPIAGVIALGVSLGQRLRRAAELVVGVSVGVGVGDVLISVIGTGPWQIALVVALAMSTAVLLDAGGVIVMQAASSSVLVATLLPPATMGGLNRMVDAAIGGLVGLVVAALLPQNPLSVAHRHGRVVLGALTDALRGISAAMAGEDVEAASNVLAGARKSQRSVDELHSALTTGSEIARFAPIRWHRRADLERYQTAATPTDRALRNTRVLTRRALAALRDNEQVPPSLPGMLEELAGAVVLLRDELADGVDPVRTREAARAVARRTTVRMLSETDFSMQVVVLQTRSIAVDLLQATGMGRSEALAELPPLHPESDQQ; encoded by the coding sequence TTGACGGAGAATGTCGACGTGCAGCGATTGCGCCAGGAACTCAGCAGGCGGGGGCGCCGCCTGCTGCGAACGGGCATTCCCATCGTGCAGTGCGCCGTGGCCGCCGGGCTGTCCTGGCTGCTGGCCCGGCACGTGGTCGGGCACCCCCAGCCGTTCTTCGCTCCCATCGCCGGAGTGATCGCCCTCGGCGTCTCCCTGGGGCAGCGGTTGCGGCGCGCCGCCGAGCTGGTCGTGGGCGTCAGCGTGGGCGTCGGCGTCGGCGACGTGCTGATATCGGTGATCGGAACAGGTCCGTGGCAGATCGCCCTGGTGGTGGCACTGGCCATGAGCACGGCCGTCCTGCTGGACGCGGGCGGGGTCATCGTCATGCAGGCCGCGTCGTCCTCGGTGCTGGTCGCTACCCTGCTGCCTCCGGCCACCATGGGTGGGCTCAACCGCATGGTCGACGCCGCGATCGGTGGTCTGGTTGGGCTGGTGGTGGCCGCTCTGCTGCCGCAGAACCCGCTTTCCGTCGCCCATCGGCACGGGCGCGTGGTCCTCGGGGCGCTGACCGACGCGTTGCGCGGAATTTCCGCCGCCATGGCCGGCGAGGACGTCGAGGCGGCCTCGAACGTGCTGGCCGGGGCGCGCAAGAGCCAACGTTCGGTGGATGAACTGCATTCCGCACTGACCACCGGAAGCGAGATCGCCCGTTTCGCGCCGATCCGCTGGCACCGTCGTGCCGATCTGGAGCGCTACCAGACCGCCGCCACCCCGACGGACCGCGCGCTGCGCAACACCAGGGTGCTGACGCGGCGCGCGCTCGCGGCGCTGCGGGACAACGAACAGGTTCCGCCTTCGCTTCCCGGGATGCTGGAGGAACTGGCGGGCGCGGTGGTTCTGCTGCGCGACGAGCTCGCGGACGGGGTCGATCCGGTGCGCACGCGCGAGGCGGCACGTGCCGTCGCGCGGAGGACCACCGTCCGGATGCTGTCCGAAACGGACTTCTCCATGCAGGTGGTGGTGCTGCAGACCCGTTCCATCGCGGTGGACCTGCTGCAAGCCACCGGGATGGGGCGTTCCGAGGCGTTGGCCGAGCTGCCTCCCCTGCACCCGGAGTCGGACCAGCAATGA
- a CDS encoding DUF3151 domain-containing protein, giving the protein MTTQGNMLEPPETLLPENTDAQAELDEGKAANEVAARHPTYSAAWARLAELALESGEAVAAYAYARTGYHRGLDSLRKAGWKGFGPVPWSHRPNQGVLRSVAMLAKAAKAIGEDEEYERCRQLLLDSDPESLEPNGLS; this is encoded by the coding sequence ATGACGACGCAAGGAAACATGCTGGAACCTCCGGAAACCCTCCTTCCGGAGAACACCGACGCACAGGCCGAACTCGACGAGGGCAAGGCGGCCAACGAGGTCGCCGCACGTCACCCCACCTACAGCGCTGCATGGGCGCGGCTCGCCGAGCTCGCTCTGGAATCGGGTGAGGCGGTGGCCGCGTACGCCTATGCCCGTACCGGTTACCACCGTGGGCTGGACTCGCTGCGGAAGGCGGGGTGGAAGGGCTTCGGCCCCGTCCCGTGGAGCCACCGTCCGAACCAGGGGGTGCTGCGTTCCGTCGCGATGCTGGCCAAGGCGGCCAAGGCCATCGGAGAGGACGAGGAGTACGAGCGCTGCCGCCAGCTGCTCCTCGACAGTGACCCGGAGTCGCTGGAGCCCAACGGGCTGAGCTAG
- a CDS encoding YciI family protein: MTTFVVEIRYGSDRDLLERTRPAHREYSKSLAERGLLVAAGPFADDTGAMLVYDVADRAALDDLLAEDPYTTEGVLVETTVREWSPVTGSWLA; the protein is encoded by the coding sequence ATGACCACATTCGTCGTCGAGATCCGCTACGGCAGTGATCGGGACCTGCTCGAGCGGACCCGCCCCGCGCACCGCGAGTACTCGAAATCGCTGGCGGAACGGGGCTTGCTGGTGGCCGCGGGCCCGTTCGCCGACGACACCGGCGCGATGCTGGTCTACGACGTGGCCGACAGGGCGGCGCTCGACGACCTGCTCGCCGAGGACCCTTACACCACGGAGGGAGTGCTGGTCGAGACCACCGTGCGGGAGTGGAGTCCCGTGACCGGCAGCTGGTTGGCCTGA